The Aggregicoccus sp. 17bor-14 genome has a window encoding:
- the fusA gene encoding elongation factor G has protein sequence MASNQSIDKIRNIGISAHIDSGKTTLSERILFYTGRIHEIHEVRGKDGVGAKMDSMDLEREKGITIQSAATYAMWGDTNINLIDTPGHVDFTIEVERSLRVLDGAILVLCSVSGVQSQSITVDRQMKRYKVPRIAFVNKMDRAGANYQRVSAQLKEKLGHHAVNLQVPMGAEDRFAGIVDPVLMKAFYFDGPDGAIVREEEIPAEYLDEAKAARQAIIEGVAEVDEELGELFLNDAAISNDQIKAAIRRATIALKMTPVMCGSAYKNKGVQLLLNAVRDYLPSPKEVVNEALDQKNNEAKIVLESDPSKPFVGLAFKLEDGRYGQLTYMRIYQGTVAKGDFIYNQTNQKKVKVPRIVRMHSNEMNDIQEATAGDIVALFGVECASGDTFTNGDINVTMTSMHVPDAVISLAVAPKDRTALANFSKALNRFTKEDPTFRVHRDEESAQTIISGMGELHLEIYIERMKREYACEVVAGKPQVAYRETITQKGEFAYTHKKQTGGSGQFARVCGYLEPLPADAVSTFEFVDDIVGGSIPREFIPACEKGFQEAIKKGTLIGFPVVGLRAVINDGAFHAVDSSEMAFKTAAIMGFREGYAAAKPAILEPMMKVEVQAPEDFQGSVVGQLNQRRGTIMSTENRDGYLVAVAEVPLNAMFGYSTDLRSATQGKGEFTMEFAKYTLVPKSEAEALMAAYREKQAAEAAARK, from the coding sequence GTGGCTTCCAACCAGTCCATCGACAAGATTCGCAACATCGGCATCAGCGCCCACATCGACTCGGGCAAGACGACCCTGTCGGAGCGCATCCTCTTCTATACGGGGCGCATCCACGAGATCCACGAGGTCCGCGGCAAGGACGGCGTGGGCGCGAAGATGGACTCGATGGACCTGGAGCGTGAGAAGGGCATCACGATCCAGTCTGCCGCCACGTACGCGATGTGGGGCGACACCAACATCAACCTGATCGACACCCCGGGACACGTGGACTTCACCATCGAGGTGGAGCGCTCCCTGCGCGTGCTCGACGGCGCGATCCTGGTGCTCTGCTCGGTGTCCGGCGTGCAGTCGCAGTCCATCACGGTGGACCGCCAGATGAAGCGCTACAAGGTTCCGCGCATCGCGTTCGTCAACAAGATGGACCGCGCCGGCGCGAACTATCAGCGCGTGTCCGCGCAGCTGAAGGAGAAGCTCGGCCACCACGCGGTGAACCTCCAGGTTCCCATGGGCGCCGAGGACCGCTTCGCCGGCATCGTGGACCCCGTGCTGATGAAGGCCTTCTACTTCGACGGGCCGGACGGCGCGATCGTGCGCGAGGAGGAGATCCCCGCCGAGTACCTCGACGAGGCCAAGGCCGCGCGCCAGGCGATCATCGAGGGCGTGGCCGAGGTGGACGAGGAGCTCGGTGAGCTCTTCCTCAACGACGCCGCCATCAGCAACGACCAGATCAAGGCGGCCATCCGCCGCGCGACCATCGCGCTCAAGATGACCCCCGTGATGTGCGGCTCGGCCTACAAGAACAAGGGCGTGCAGCTGCTGCTCAACGCGGTGCGCGACTACCTCCCGTCTCCCAAGGAGGTCGTGAACGAGGCGCTCGACCAGAAGAACAACGAGGCGAAGATCGTCCTCGAGAGCGACCCGTCCAAGCCCTTCGTCGGCCTCGCGTTCAAGCTCGAGGACGGCCGCTACGGGCAGCTGACGTACATGCGCATCTACCAGGGCACGGTCGCCAAGGGCGACTTCATCTACAACCAGACCAACCAGAAGAAGGTCAAGGTTCCCCGCATCGTGCGCATGCACTCCAACGAGATGAACGACATCCAGGAGGCGACCGCGGGCGACATCGTGGCGCTCTTCGGGGTGGAGTGCGCCTCGGGCGACACGTTCACCAACGGCGACATCAACGTCACCATGACGTCGATGCACGTGCCGGACGCGGTGATCAGCCTCGCGGTGGCCCCCAAGGACCGCACCGCGCTCGCCAACTTCTCCAAGGCCCTCAACCGCTTCACGAAGGAGGACCCCACCTTCCGCGTGCACCGCGACGAGGAGAGCGCCCAGACCATCATCAGCGGCATGGGCGAGCTGCACCTGGAGATCTACATCGAGCGCATGAAGCGCGAGTACGCGTGCGAGGTGGTCGCCGGTAAGCCCCAGGTGGCGTACCGCGAGACCATCACGCAGAAGGGCGAGTTCGCCTACACGCACAAGAAGCAGACCGGTGGTTCCGGTCAGTTCGCGCGCGTGTGCGGCTACCTCGAGCCGCTGCCGGCCGACGCCGTCAGCACCTTCGAGTTCGTGGACGACATCGTGGGCGGCTCCATCCCCCGCGAGTTCATCCCCGCCTGCGAGAAGGGCTTCCAGGAGGCGATCAAGAAGGGCACCCTCATCGGCTTCCCGGTGGTGGGCCTGCGCGCGGTGATCAACGACGGCGCCTTCCACGCGGTGGACTCGAGCGAAATGGCGTTCAAGACGGCCGCCATCATGGGCTTCCGCGAGGGCTACGCGGCGGCGAAGCCGGCCATCCTCGAGCCGATGATGAAGGTCGAGGTCCAGGCGCCCGAGGACTTCCAGGGCTCGGTGGTGGGTCAGCTCAACCAGCGCCGCGGCACGATCATGAGCACCGAGAACCGCGACGGCTACCTCGTCGCCGTGGCCGAGGTGCCGCTCAACGCGATGTTCGGCTACTCCACCGACCTGCGCTCCGCGACCCAGGGCAAGGGTGAGTTCACGATGGAGTTCGCCAAGTACACGCTGGTGCCGAAGAGCGAGGCCGAGGCCCTGATGGCCGCGTACCGCGAGAAGCAGGCGGCCGAGGCGGCAGCCCGCAAGTAG
- a CDS encoding nuclear transport factor 2 family protein produces the protein MSAESASHDDGGARNRALARAWLRAFNTYDVPALVALYADDCTHTSPKIRALHPDTGGKLVGKEALARWWNEANARLPGLRYEETALTADGERVFMEYLRHAPGGEPPMPVAEVLEIRNGRIVASRVYHG, from the coding sequence ATGTCTGCTGAATCCGCTTCTCACGATGATGGCGGTGCGCGCAACCGGGCCCTCGCGCGCGCTTGGCTCCGTGCCTTTAACACCTATGATGTCCCAGCGCTCGTTGCGTTGTACGCGGACGACTGCACGCACACCTCCCCGAAGATCCGCGCGCTGCACCCGGACACCGGCGGGAAGCTGGTGGGCAAGGAGGCGCTCGCCCGCTGGTGGAACGAGGCGAACGCCCGGCTCCCCGGCCTGCGCTACGAGGAGACGGCGCTCACGGCGGACGGCGAGCGCGTGTTCATGGAGTACCTGCGCCACGCGCCCGGGGGCGAGCCCCCCATGCCGGTGGCCGAGGTCCTCGAAATCCGCAACGGCCGCATCGTGGCGAGCCGCGTCTACCACGGCTAG
- the sthA gene encoding Si-specific NAD(P)(+) transhydrogenase, whose protein sequence is MPDYDLVVIGSGPAGEKGAVQAALMGRRVAAVECEPVLGGAAANTGTLPSKTLRETALHLSGFRQRGLYGVDVEVKREATVTDFLFRERQVKHIERARIARSLEHAGVTLLPGRARFVDAHTLAIARAGQPELRVSADTFLLATGSHPYRPPVYAFESPRIHDSDEILCLDAMPRALVVVGGGVIGCEYACMFATLGCPVVLLEKKDRILPFLDLEIGDLLVQRMQALGIRFVLGQEVVSASAPPDRAEPVRLTLEDGEELQTDMVLVAAGRTANSAGLGLEALGVKLGKRGQVEVNAHYQTAVPNLYAVGDVIGFPALASTAQEQARIAMTHACGQGATYALSRTLPYGIYTIPEVSTAGETEETLREKGTAYVVGRAPFATNARGQIIGETYGLLKLLFARDDARLLGVHILGEQASELVHVGLLAILQGASARLFLETCFNYPTLSEAYQTATLDALRQGLVVGPAPGPGAVPSAAT, encoded by the coding sequence ATGCCGGACTACGATCTGGTGGTGATTGGCTCGGGCCCCGCGGGAGAGAAGGGGGCGGTGCAGGCGGCGCTGATGGGCCGGCGCGTGGCGGCGGTGGAGTGCGAGCCGGTGCTCGGGGGCGCCGCGGCCAACACCGGCACCCTGCCCTCCAAGACGCTGCGCGAGACGGCGCTGCACCTCTCGGGCTTCCGCCAGCGCGGCCTGTATGGCGTGGACGTGGAGGTCAAGCGCGAGGCGACCGTCACCGACTTCCTCTTCCGCGAGCGCCAGGTGAAGCACATCGAGCGCGCGCGCATCGCGCGCAGCCTCGAGCACGCGGGGGTGACCCTGCTGCCGGGCCGGGCGCGCTTCGTGGACGCGCACACGCTGGCCATCGCACGCGCGGGGCAGCCCGAGCTGCGCGTGAGCGCGGACACCTTCCTGCTCGCCACCGGCTCGCACCCCTACCGCCCGCCCGTCTACGCCTTCGAGAGCCCGCGCATCCACGACTCGGACGAGATCCTCTGCCTGGACGCGATGCCGCGCGCGCTGGTGGTGGTGGGCGGCGGCGTCATCGGCTGCGAGTACGCGTGCATGTTCGCCACGCTGGGCTGCCCCGTGGTGCTGCTGGAGAAGAAGGACCGCATCCTGCCCTTCCTCGACCTGGAGATCGGCGACCTGCTCGTGCAGCGCATGCAGGCGCTCGGCATCCGCTTCGTCCTGGGCCAGGAGGTGGTGAGCGCGAGCGCGCCTCCGGACCGGGCCGAGCCCGTGCGGCTCACGCTGGAGGACGGCGAGGAGCTGCAGACGGACATGGTGCTGGTGGCCGCCGGGCGCACGGCGAACAGCGCGGGGCTGGGGCTCGAGGCGCTGGGCGTGAAGCTGGGCAAGCGCGGCCAGGTGGAGGTCAACGCGCACTACCAGACCGCCGTACCGAACCTGTACGCCGTGGGGGACGTGATCGGCTTTCCCGCGCTCGCCTCCACCGCCCAGGAGCAGGCGCGCATCGCGATGACGCACGCCTGCGGCCAGGGGGCGACGTACGCGCTCAGCCGCACCCTGCCCTACGGCATCTACACCATCCCCGAGGTCTCCACCGCGGGCGAGACGGAGGAGACCCTGCGCGAGAAGGGCACCGCGTACGTCGTGGGGCGCGCCCCCTTCGCCACCAACGCGCGCGGGCAGATCATCGGCGAGACCTACGGCCTCTTGAAGCTGCTCTTCGCCCGGGACGACGCGCGGCTGCTCGGCGTGCACATCCTCGGCGAGCAGGCCTCGGAGCTCGTCCACGTGGGGCTGCTCGCCATCCTCCAGGGCGCGAGCGCGCGCCTCTTCCTGGAGACCTGCTTCAACTACCCCACGCTGAGCGAGGCGTACCAGACGGCCACCCTGGACGCCCTGCGCCAGGGGCTCGTCGTCGGTCCCGCACCGGGGCCTGGCGCGGTCCCTAGCGCGGCGACTTGA
- a CDS encoding pseudouridine synthase produces the protein MSRKSPNRRPPPPPPARRWEGRAKPDWLSRALARAGALPLPDAEEAIQAGRVSINGRVTRQPLAPLPPGAVVKLDGLVVPLAPETRVLAFHKPAELLTSTRSQHGVPTVFEVLLPQLPRELAGFSWHAAGRLDRDTTGLLLFTNDEKLVAHITSPETHLTKRYVAQVQGTADEAKLAPLRRGVELEDGPARPASVALRDAHTVELTVTEGRHHQVKRMLGAVGLPVKALHREAVGGVQLDLPEGGFRLLTLEEIHEGLQYAGRDAG, from the coding sequence GTGAGCCGCAAGAGCCCGAACCGCCGTCCACCGCCCCCTCCCCCCGCCCGCCGCTGGGAGGGCCGGGCCAAGCCCGACTGGCTCTCGCGCGCGCTCGCGCGGGCCGGAGCGCTGCCCCTGCCGGACGCCGAGGAGGCGATCCAGGCGGGGCGCGTGAGCATCAACGGGCGCGTGACGCGCCAGCCGCTGGCCCCGCTGCCCCCGGGCGCCGTGGTGAAGCTGGACGGGCTGGTGGTGCCGCTCGCGCCCGAGACGCGGGTGCTCGCCTTCCACAAGCCCGCGGAGCTGCTCACCAGCACGCGCAGCCAGCACGGGGTGCCCACGGTGTTCGAGGTGCTGCTGCCGCAGCTGCCGCGCGAGCTCGCGGGCTTCAGCTGGCACGCGGCGGGGCGCCTGGACCGCGACACGACGGGGCTGCTGCTCTTCACCAACGACGAGAAGCTCGTCGCCCACATCACCTCGCCGGAGACGCACCTGACCAAGCGCTACGTGGCGCAGGTGCAGGGCACGGCGGACGAGGCGAAGCTCGCGCCGCTGCGGCGCGGAGTGGAGCTGGAGGACGGGCCCGCGCGCCCTGCCTCCGTCGCGCTGCGCGACGCGCACACCGTGGAGCTCACCGTCACCGAGGGGCGCCACCACCAGGTCAAGCGCATGCTGGGCGCGGTGGGGCTGCCGGTGAAGGCGCTGCACCGCGAGGCGGTGGGCGGCGTGCAGCTGGACCTGCCCGAGGGCGGCTTCCGGCTGCTCACGCTGGAGGAGATCCACGAGGGGCTGCAGTACGCGGGGCGCGACGCCGGCTGA
- a CDS encoding RNA methyltransferase has translation MPLPLRLVLLRPRNAENLGAAARAMKNCGLREWTWVTPVVEDFAPARRLAVHAEDVLEQAARADTLESAVSDCVWVVGTSSRKVEGKRRLNARETAQELVARAQQGPVALVFGDERSGMTNAEVERCHDLSSVPTDPEQPSINLAQAVLLYSYEVRMAQLAAAAPPAAPLPAAATDAELAQVEGALKAALEAAGFLVNEGRHGLRDLFSPLRRARLSRKEARLWLAALHTLRRRAGP, from the coding sequence ATGCCCCTGCCCCTGCGCCTCGTCCTGCTGCGCCCCCGCAATGCCGAGAACCTCGGCGCGGCGGCGCGCGCGATGAAGAACTGCGGCCTGCGCGAGTGGACGTGGGTGACGCCCGTAGTGGAGGACTTCGCGCCGGCGCGCAGGCTCGCCGTGCACGCGGAGGACGTGCTCGAGCAGGCCGCACGCGCGGACACGCTGGAGAGCGCCGTGTCCGACTGCGTCTGGGTGGTGGGCACCAGCTCGCGCAAGGTGGAGGGCAAGCGGCGGCTCAACGCGCGCGAGACCGCGCAGGAGCTGGTGGCGCGCGCGCAGCAGGGCCCGGTGGCGCTCGTCTTCGGCGACGAGCGCAGCGGGATGACGAACGCCGAGGTCGAGCGCTGCCACGACCTTTCCTCCGTTCCCACCGACCCGGAGCAGCCCTCCATCAACCTCGCGCAGGCGGTGCTGCTCTACAGCTACGAGGTGCGCATGGCGCAGCTCGCGGCCGCTGCCCCGCCTGCGGCGCCCCTGCCCGCTGCCGCCACCGACGCGGAGCTCGCGCAGGTGGAGGGTGCGCTCAAGGCGGCGCTCGAGGCCGCCGGCTTCCTCGTGAACGAGGGCCGCCACGGCCTGAGGGATCTCTTCTCGCCCCTGCGCCGCGCGCGCCTCAGCCGCAAGGAGGCGCGCCTCTGGCTCGCGGCGCTGCACACGCTGCGCCGCCGCGCGGGGCCCTGA
- a CDS encoding GNAT family N-acetyltransferase — MSDWSRVPVLEGRHVRLEPLQPSHVQGLQTAVSDGELWTCWYTKVPRPEAMAAYVESALGMQARGEALPFVVRDAGGAVVGSTRLYALDPRTPRLTIGYTWYAQRVQRTGLNTEAKLLLLGHAFEALGCIAVAFETSWFNHASRAAIERLGAKQDGVLRSHQRHDDGSVRDTVVFSILAAEWPAVRSHLRAKLAAHA; from the coding sequence ATGAGCGACTGGTCCCGCGTCCCCGTCCTCGAGGGCCGCCACGTGCGGCTCGAGCCGCTGCAGCCCTCGCACGTGCAGGGCCTGCAAACGGCCGTCTCGGACGGCGAGCTGTGGACGTGCTGGTACACGAAGGTGCCGCGGCCCGAGGCCATGGCGGCGTACGTGGAGAGCGCGCTCGGCATGCAGGCGCGCGGCGAGGCGCTGCCCTTCGTCGTCCGCGATGCGGGCGGCGCCGTCGTCGGCAGCACGCGCCTGTACGCGCTGGACCCGCGCACCCCGCGCCTCACCATCGGCTACACCTGGTACGCCCAGCGCGTGCAGCGCACCGGCCTCAACACCGAGGCGAAGCTGCTGCTGCTCGGCCATGCCTTCGAGGCGCTCGGCTGCATCGCGGTGGCCTTCGAGACGAGCTGGTTCAACCACGCCTCGCGCGCCGCCATCGAGCGGCTGGGCGCGAAGCAGGACGGGGTGCTGCGCAGCCACCAGCGCCACGACGACGGCAGCGTGCGTGACACCGTGGTCTTCTCCATCCTCGCGGCGGAGTGGCCCGCGGTGCGCAGCCACCTGCGCGCGAAGCTCGCAGCGCACGCCTGA
- a CDS encoding MazG nucleotide pyrophosphohydrolase domain-containing protein yields the protein MITLPERASMKDYQRYIHDLEALHGWLKLDLVHNCFLMGEEVGEVFKAVRRYERLAEERSTPAESAEAPQDPERAQLQHALGEELVDVFNFLLAIANRVGVDLEQAFREKNARNQQRSWD from the coding sequence ATGATCACCCTGCCCGAACGTGCCTCGATGAAGGACTACCAGCGCTACATCCACGACCTGGAGGCGCTGCACGGCTGGCTGAAGCTGGACCTGGTGCACAACTGCTTCCTCATGGGCGAGGAGGTGGGCGAGGTCTTCAAGGCCGTACGCCGCTACGAGCGGCTCGCCGAGGAGCGGTCCACCCCTGCGGAGTCCGCGGAGGCGCCGCAGGACCCGGAGCGCGCGCAGCTGCAGCACGCGCTGGGCGAGGAGCTCGTGGATGTGTTCAATTTCCTGCTCGCCATCGCCAACCGCGTGGGCGTGGACCTGGAGCAGGCCTTCCGCGAGAAGAACGCGCGCAACCAGCAGCGCAGCTGGGATTGA